The following proteins are encoded in a genomic region of Desulfurococcaceae archaeon:
- a CDS encoding amidohydrolase family protein — protein sequence MSTVKERVDTIVCGKYVMTLNPYDFVIPRGAIAIKDGLIVDVGDEYSIKDRYVAEDVVERKHHVVMPGLLDCHVHTQQLLLRSALGDVLMQMPPVWTKILVPFEEAMSEDLARLSTQASILNMLKNGVTYFVEAGAPYPEILVEEAIKSGIKGVVTYATYDVVEGETRRTSEVMERALMLYEGFSKASSRVRIWMSLRQVMMSSEELVRSVMEECRKHGIGLTLHLAEYQGEVDYTLSKYGMRPLEYMVYRGIGEIKPVIVAHGIYLSPVEISLLKKHGIGLCWCPTVDSWLMGIHWTGLLDDEDLIAGIGSDGGAWNRLDVLHEIKVARAIGKAVANSLFYYKSGTSARRLLKMATGHGGALVGERVGVIGKGYPADLAVLNVSSIKTMPVIDPVDAVVSYLEGDAVTDVLVDGVFVVKNGNVITVDEERVLKELLDREDQVREVVHELFKKLPISPPS from the coding sequence GTGAGCACCGTCAAGGAGAGGGTGGACACCATAGTATGCGGAAAGTACGTCATGACGTTGAATCCATACGACTTCGTTATACCGAGAGGGGCTATCGCCATCAAGGACGGGCTCATAGTAGACGTTGGTGACGAGTACAGCATCAAAGACAGGTATGTAGCTGAAGACGTCGTGGAGAGAAAACACCACGTAGTTATGCCCGGTCTACTCGACTGCCACGTGCATACACAGCAACTCCTACTGAGGTCGGCACTAGGTGACGTGTTAATGCAAATGCCCCCAGTATGGACGAAGATCCTGGTCCCCTTCGAAGAGGCCATGAGTGAGGACCTCGCCAGGCTCTCAACACAGGCCAGCATACTTAACATGTTAAAGAACGGTGTAACCTACTTCGTTGAAGCCGGCGCACCCTACCCGGAAATCCTCGTGGAGGAGGCCATCAAGTCCGGGATTAAAGGCGTAGTAACTTACGCAACTTACGACGTAGTCGAAGGAGAGACTAGGCGCACGTCCGAGGTAATGGAGAGGGCTTTAATGCTTTACGAGGGGTTTAGCAAGGCTAGTAGCAGGGTTCGTATATGGATGAGCTTAAGGCAGGTAATGATGTCTTCTGAAGAACTAGTGAGATCCGTCATGGAAGAGTGCAGAAAACACGGCATCGGGTTAACGCTCCACCTGGCCGAGTACCAGGGCGAAGTAGACTACACCTTGAGCAAGTACGGTATGAGGCCGCTGGAATACATGGTTTACAGAGGTATAGGTGAGATCAAGCCGGTGATCGTGGCGCACGGGATCTACCTCTCGCCCGTGGAAATAAGCCTGCTCAAGAAGCACGGTATAGGCTTGTGCTGGTGTCCTACCGTAGACTCCTGGCTCATGGGCATACACTGGACCGGGCTACTCGACGACGAGGACCTAATAGCTGGCATAGGAAGTGATGGCGGCGCGTGGAATAGGCTTGACGTTTTACACGAAATTAAGGTGGCAAGGGCCATTGGTAAGGCCGTAGCTAACTCCCTGTTTTACTACAAGTCTGGCACTAGTGCACGGAGGCTTCTTAAAATGGCCACTGGACATGGCGGAGCCCTGGTAGGTGAGAGAGTTGGGGTGATCGGCAAAGGCTATCCAGCTGACCTAGCGGTGCTTAACGTGTCATCCATTAAGACTATGCCAGTTATAGACCCCGTAGATGCTGTAGTCAGCTACTTAGAGGGTGATGCTGTTACAGACGTGCTCGTAGATGGGGTGTTCGTGGTTAAAAACGGCAATGTGATTACAGTGGATGAAGAGCGCGTGCTAAAGGAGTTACTCGATCGCGAAGACCAGGTAAGAGAGGTCGTTCACGAGCTATTTAAGAAGTTGCCAATAAGCCCGCCCAGCTGA
- a CDS encoding MFS transporter, translating to MLLGLISLTADMVYEGARSVSGAYLEYLKAPAIASSIVGVGEFLGYVLRFVSGALASYIGSSAAFWGFIALGYAMNVTLLPLLAFTSSWWTATSLYLVERVGKGLRTPLRDVILAEVTEGIGKGKGFGLHEVMDQVGALAGPLLFAYMLVRYGYSNAFLVLLVPGTMAMVFIFTAWSLYPRVRSVEISPKRISFRGMGRRFWLYTSSMTFQSLGFAHWAIASYFLKYWGVLGDAEIAVLYAIAMGVDAVVAFPIGYLYDVVKFRSLYLAPIATLTIIPLLATRVTAAAYIAAVFWGFTMGISETIMRASIADIVNKDRLAMAYGVFGMLYGVSWGVGGFIITLLLQTSVSLAVIYTALTQILSFAVLTVLNRQQIIP from the coding sequence GTGCTACTCGGGCTTATCTCCCTGACTGCTGATATGGTTTACGAGGGGGCCAGATCCGTTAGCGGGGCCTACCTGGAGTACCTGAAAGCACCTGCAATAGCCTCCTCCATTGTAGGAGTAGGAGAGTTTTTAGGGTATGTCCTTAGGTTTGTAAGCGGTGCCTTGGCATCCTACATAGGGTCTTCAGCTGCTTTCTGGGGCTTTATAGCGCTGGGTTATGCCATGAACGTCACACTCTTACCCTTACTAGCTTTCACAAGCTCCTGGTGGACCGCTACATCGCTATACCTCGTAGAGAGGGTTGGTAAGGGTTTAAGAACCCCTCTAAGAGACGTGATCCTGGCCGAGGTCACGGAGGGTATTGGTAAGGGGAAGGGCTTCGGCCTCCACGAAGTCATGGACCAGGTCGGAGCTCTAGCAGGCCCCCTGCTCTTCGCGTACATGCTCGTGCGGTACGGTTACTCGAACGCGTTTTTAGTACTCCTAGTTCCGGGGACTATGGCAATGGTATTCATATTCACGGCGTGGTCTTTGTACCCGAGAGTTAGGAGCGTCGAGATCTCGCCGAAGAGAATTTCATTTAGAGGCATGGGTAGGAGATTCTGGCTTTATACTTCTTCTATGACCTTTCAGTCTCTCGGCTTCGCGCACTGGGCCATAGCATCATACTTCTTAAAGTACTGGGGGGTTTTAGGAGACGCGGAGATAGCAGTGCTATACGCCATTGCGATGGGCGTAGACGCTGTAGTGGCCTTCCCGATAGGCTACTTGTACGACGTAGTAAAGTTCAGGAGCCTTTACTTAGCCCCCATAGCAACGCTGACAATAATACCACTGCTGGCTACGAGAGTTACGGCCGCTGCGTATATAGCAGCTGTCTTCTGGGGGTTTACGATGGGTATATCGGAGACGATAATGAGGGCTTCAATAGCAGACATAGTTAACAAGGATAGATTGGCAATGGCTTACGGGGTCTTCGGAATGCTCTATGGAGTTTCATGGGGTGTTGGAGGATTCATAATAACCCTCCTACTACAAACATCCGTGTCGCTAGCCGTGATATACACAGCACTAACTCAGATACTATCATTTGCGGTACTAACAGTGCTGAATAGGCAGCAGATCATTCCTTAA
- a CDS encoding sodium:solute symporter family protein, producing MGAEAGYVALGIIIGWLTVTTITGIIATIKRHKVLMAVDTWFVAGRALGLLVVWLSLGANIYSAYTFLGLPGAAASEGIRVFAVNLYGMVGYLIGLLIIPFLWSKAKERGWLTVADAFEDLYDSKVVGAFAAVTGALWSIPYIQLQIQGAGYILEEASYGTVDPLTASIVAFVLIAVFTVIGGLLSVALINVLQGAIMLIAVWLVGVLAPLVAFGGLGNVFKVLEHYAASKPPESAFSLTLKPDDFAWMATLLVAAPLAFWLWPNRVQNVFAARDVKTAKRSAVLVGIYQVSQIPAILVGLTGLALFFKGVISIPLYKKPYSDHAFMVTTKALLPPWVVGLVGAGALAASISTAAAILHVSGALFARNMYQRLLKPRASGRELLLAARAFTAILALASLVFALLAPGVLVYLLLVGYAGIVQFFPALVLGVYGKGLVTKHGALAGMAGGMLTVAYIQVILRRSPLGVYEGFWGLLTNIALLLIVSLVTGRRSRRLNSSVLKNNAKAL from the coding sequence ATGGGCGCGGAAGCGGGCTACGTAGCGCTCGGCATAATTATAGGGTGGTTGACGGTAACGACGATCACAGGCATCATCGCCACAATTAAAAGGCACAAGGTCCTAATGGCAGTAGATACATGGTTCGTCGCCGGCAGAGCCCTAGGCCTACTGGTGGTTTGGCTTAGCCTAGGAGCTAACATATATAGCGCGTACACGTTCCTGGGGCTGCCGGGTGCCGCGGCAAGCGAGGGCATTAGGGTATTCGCAGTAAACCTCTACGGGATGGTGGGATACCTCATAGGCCTTCTAATAATACCGTTCCTCTGGTCCAAGGCCAAGGAGAGGGGCTGGCTCACAGTAGCCGACGCCTTCGAAGACCTATACGACAGCAAGGTCGTGGGGGCGTTTGCCGCCGTAACGGGCGCGCTGTGGTCTATACCATACATACAGCTACAGATCCAGGGTGCCGGATACATACTGGAAGAGGCATCCTACGGTACAGTAGACCCCTTAACGGCCAGCATAGTGGCCTTCGTGCTTATAGCAGTGTTCACTGTTATAGGGGGGCTTTTAAGCGTGGCGCTGATCAACGTTCTTCAAGGGGCCATAATGCTCATTGCAGTGTGGCTCGTGGGAGTACTAGCGCCCCTAGTTGCCTTCGGGGGCCTAGGGAACGTGTTCAAGGTGCTCGAACACTACGCGGCCAGCAAGCCTCCGGAGTCAGCGTTCAGCCTTACGTTAAAGCCAGACGACTTCGCGTGGATGGCAACCCTACTCGTAGCGGCGCCACTGGCCTTCTGGCTATGGCCTAACAGGGTGCAAAACGTGTTCGCGGCCAGAGACGTGAAGACGGCTAAGCGGAGCGCCGTCCTAGTGGGCATTTACCAGGTCTCACAAATACCCGCAATACTGGTCGGGTTAACGGGTCTCGCGCTCTTCTTCAAGGGGGTGATCAGCATACCTCTGTACAAGAAGCCCTACAGTGACCACGCTTTCATGGTTACCACAAAAGCGCTCCTCCCTCCATGGGTGGTGGGACTCGTTGGCGCGGGCGCTTTGGCAGCCTCGATATCAACTGCAGCCGCGATCCTACACGTATCGGGAGCACTATTCGCTAGAAACATGTACCAGAGGCTACTTAAGCCCAGAGCTAGTGGAAGGGAGCTCCTACTAGCTGCGAGGGCGTTCACGGCTATCTTAGCCTTAGCTTCACTGGTATTTGCACTACTAGCACCGGGCGTACTAGTATACCTTCTGCTCGTAGGTTACGCGGGCATTGTACAGTTCTTCCCGGCGCTCGTACTCGGCGTGTACGGGAAGGGCTTGGTAACCAAGCACGGGGCACTGGCAGGCATGGCGGGAGGCATGTTAACGGTAGCGTACATACAGGTTATCCTGAGGAGAAGCCCTCTAGGAGTGTACGAGGGGTTCTGGGGGCTCCTGACCAACATAGCACTACTACTCATAGTCAGCTTAGTGACGGGAAGGCGCAGTAGGCGGCTGAATAGTAGTGTTCTGAAGAACAATGCAAAGGCGCTCTGA
- a CDS encoding nucleoside phosphorylase, translating to MSEPVHIKARKGEIAEHVIVAGDPARVKLVSGLLETPKLVSDIRGYHVYTGLYRGVPVTVAVHGIGSASAVLVLEELIMLGARVVVRLGTCGGMVKELDVGDLVIPTGASYYCGGLFHQYVEEPVCQAALPSYELLENIVTQVRKLGKKHMVAPVVSCDAFYTEPGFVEKWVNRGMVAVDMETAPILAVSLLRRVKAASVLIVSNSLVKPTGFALASELERHVKDVAPAVLEALIRTSVR from the coding sequence TTGTCAGAGCCCGTCCACATAAAGGCCCGTAAGGGGGAGATAGCAGAGCACGTAATTGTGGCAGGAGACCCTGCTAGGGTTAAGCTAGTATCAGGGCTCCTGGAGACCCCTAAACTAGTTAGTGATATCAGGGGCTACCACGTCTACACGGGGCTATACCGCGGGGTCCCAGTAACCGTGGCTGTTCATGGCATCGGCTCAGCATCGGCTGTGCTGGTCCTGGAGGAGCTAATTATGCTAGGAGCTAGAGTAGTCGTTAGACTCGGTACCTGCGGGGGCATGGTCAAGGAGCTGGATGTCGGCGACCTCGTGATACCTACCGGTGCTTCGTACTACTGTGGAGGACTATTCCACCAGTACGTTGAAGAACCAGTGTGTCAGGCTGCTCTGCCTAGTTACGAGTTACTGGAAAACATAGTTACGCAAGTACGTAAACTCGGCAAAAAGCACATGGTGGCCCCAGTAGTTAGCTGTGACGCATTTTACACCGAGCCGGGCTTCGTAGAGAAGTGGGTTAACAGGGGCATGGTCGCCGTTGACATGGAAACAGCGCCGATACTCGCAGTCAGCTTATTGAGGAGAGTTAAGGCCGCCTCAGTGTTGATAGTCAGCAACTCCCTCGTAAAGCCTACAGGCTTCGCCTTAGCTAGTGAGCTGGAAAGGCATGTCAAAGATGTTGCACCGGCTGTGTTAGAGGCCCTCATCCGTACTAGTGTGAGGTGA
- a CDS encoding dihydrodipicolinate synthase family protein, whose protein sequence is MRLYGIIVPLITPFRGDYSVDIEALKWLTGYLVSSGVHGLFPNSTTGEFVHLTREESVLVVKAVLEEAGDKAWILPGITANSTEECIKLGKVFVDMGVTGVVVAPPFFFKLAPKRLKEHFSKIAETLDIPVVVYNLPALTGVNIPVQLYVELAAEYDNLAGAKVTYDSFTYTRTLIQEVKSVRRDFAVFTGLDDMLLPVLMMGGDGGITALANATPQLHLAMYNAWSRGDIELALDAWKKLLKLTKVYDYTSSYPTAVKTVLAALGTPVKPHPRPPLAPEPPEIEARVKRILEELGLRKAPSS, encoded by the coding sequence TTGAGGCTTTACGGGATAATAGTGCCTCTCATCACCCCCTTTCGAGGGGACTACTCAGTTGACATTGAAGCCTTAAAGTGGCTTACCGGCTACTTGGTTAGTAGCGGTGTTCACGGGCTTTTCCCCAACAGCACTACTGGGGAATTCGTGCACCTGACCCGGGAGGAGTCAGTACTCGTGGTTAAGGCCGTCCTCGAAGAGGCGGGTGACAAGGCCTGGATACTACCGGGTATAACGGCTAACAGTACCGAGGAGTGCATTAAGCTTGGAAAGGTCTTCGTGGATATGGGCGTTACGGGCGTAGTTGTTGCACCTCCCTTCTTCTTCAAGCTAGCCCCGAAAAGGCTTAAAGAACACTTCTCTAAAATAGCCGAGACGCTTGACATCCCCGTAGTAGTGTACAACTTACCAGCACTAACAGGCGTCAACATACCGGTACAGCTGTACGTGGAGCTCGCAGCCGAATACGACAACCTCGCAGGAGCTAAGGTGACATATGACAGCTTCACGTACACGAGGACACTAATACAAGAGGTTAAGTCCGTGAGAAGGGACTTTGCAGTGTTTACCGGGCTAGACGACATGTTACTGCCAGTTCTAATGATGGGAGGCGACGGCGGGATCACCGCGCTAGCTAACGCCACGCCGCAATTGCATCTAGCAATGTACAATGCGTGGTCAAGAGGTGACATTGAGCTGGCCCTCGATGCTTGGAAAAAGCTGTTAAAACTTACAAAAGTCTACGATTACACGTCATCGTACCCAACAGCGGTAAAGACCGTTCTCGCGGCTCTGGGCACGCCCGTGAAACCGCATCCCAGGCCGCCGCTAGCCCCTGAACCCCCCGAGATCGAGGCTAGAGTTAAGAGAATCTTAGAGGAACTCGGCCTAAGGAAGGCTCCGAGTAGCTAA
- a CDS encoding glycerate kinase: MGEVIKNADTLRRSDLHGLLIEAVECALRVADPYGAVTSHLGVKGGELLVGNRRIDVKGSVHVVGFGKASRRMAEAVLNVLGDRVAGGVVVHPGERGRVGPIEVLDGDHPLPGLNTLKSSQRLLEYLEHVSERDILLVLVSGGGSALFEIPEEGVTLEDVAWITRELMRRGVGIYELNTVRKRLSRVKGGKLLRYINASRVVSLIVSDVIGDRVDVVASGPTAPDETSFADAYSVLERSGLLGSLPRHVRELLERGVRGEVPDTPKPGDPCFSKVDNVVILSNQAVLEALSRVLSARGFNVLVLTSMLEGEAREVGRVLASIIRNVHKYGKPVPKPAAILAGGETVVTVRGSGVGGRNQELCLSLAMGISDLPDTVAACVATDGIDGVSPAAGALVDGKTVEKALTMGLNPINYLENNDSYTFFYRLGQVIVTGYTETNVNDLFISLIK, from the coding sequence GTGGGAGAGGTGATTAAGAACGCCGATACGTTAAGGAGAAGCGATTTACATGGGCTTTTAATCGAGGCAGTTGAATGTGCGCTTCGCGTAGCAGATCCTTATGGTGCCGTCACCTCACACCTGGGTGTTAAGGGTGGCGAGCTGTTAGTTGGAAATAGGAGAATCGATGTTAAAGGCTCTGTCCATGTGGTGGGGTTCGGTAAGGCGTCTAGGAGGATGGCCGAGGCCGTTCTCAATGTCCTTGGAGATAGGGTTGCAGGAGGTGTGGTAGTACATCCCGGTGAACGGGGGCGCGTTGGACCGATCGAGGTCTTGGATGGTGATCACCCGTTACCTGGCTTAAATACGTTGAAGTCTTCGCAGAGGTTACTGGAATACCTTGAACACGTCAGTGAAAGGGACATCTTACTGGTGTTGGTTTCCGGTGGCGGTTCGGCGCTTTTTGAGATACCCGAAGAAGGCGTTACGCTCGAAGACGTGGCGTGGATTACTCGCGAGTTAATGAGACGAGGTGTTGGCATTTACGAGCTCAATACAGTTAGGAAAAGGCTTTCGCGGGTTAAGGGGGGTAAGCTGCTGAGATACATTAATGCCTCACGTGTAGTGTCACTAATAGTTAGCGATGTCATCGGGGATAGGGTAGATGTGGTGGCATCAGGCCCCACGGCACCCGATGAGACAAGCTTCGCGGATGCGTATAGTGTCCTAGAGAGGAGTGGGCTACTAGGGAGTCTACCACGCCACGTGAGGGAACTCCTCGAAAGGGGTGTTAGAGGCGAGGTGCCAGATACACCTAAACCCGGGGATCCCTGCTTTAGTAAGGTAGACAACGTGGTCATCCTCAGCAATCAGGCCGTGCTGGAAGCTCTATCCCGCGTGCTTAGTGCACGTGGTTTTAACGTGCTTGTCCTCACCTCGATGCTTGAAGGCGAGGCGAGGGAGGTAGGCAGGGTGCTGGCATCGATCATAAGGAATGTTCACAAGTACGGTAAACCGGTTCCAAAGCCTGCAGCAATACTTGCAGGCGGGGAAACCGTTGTAACCGTTAGAGGTAGCGGTGTAGGCGGTAGGAACCAGGAACTATGCCTTTCACTGGCCATGGGTATTAGCGATCTCCCGGACACTGTAGCGGCCTGCGTAGCTACGGATGGCATTGACGGCGTCAGCCCGGCAGCCGGTGCACTAGTAGATGGTAAAACAGTTGAAAAGGCCCTCACCATGGGACTAAACCCCATAAACTACCTGGAAAACAACGACAGTTACACGTTCTTCTACAGGCTTGGACAGGTGATCGTGACGGGGTACACGGAGACCAACGTAAACGACTTGTTCATTTCGCTAATTAAGTAA
- a CDS encoding FAD-dependent oxidoreductase, with amino-acid sequence MDVDAVVLGCGWAGILTSKALAEQGLRVVCLEKESTVGGLLRSEYVGGFTIDIGGSHVIFSKSKEILGRMLSMLGNNVCSHTRLSYVKLMETLVPYPLENGLYVLPVEERYEALVSFLEALLSLRDGWEPGNLEEWIYGLFGRWIANKYLVPYNKKIWKRPLNEIDVDWVHTPGRLPIPDWRDIVKSALGMPTIGYSEQAKFYYPFKGGIYALFEPVLKEAVDRGVQIITNYPVSSIRKMDRHLVVNNEIRSKKVYSTIPLPDLIKVLEVDVSYGPEQLDFLDYNKIVVVAVAVDKRAPNHHWIYVPDERILFHRYAWLSNYSPCNAPPGKSLVIAEISVPRGVDVPANVVERTIDDLEKLGVFESGEVIFAKKYVHEYGYPIHRINASTKRSEVLVEVNKHGIVSLGRWGSWRYLNMDMVLMDVLNKLNVSV; translated from the coding sequence ATGGATGTTGACGCCGTTGTTCTGGGGTGCGGCTGGGCGGGAATTTTAACGTCAAAGGCGCTGGCTGAGCAGGGGTTAAGAGTAGTGTGCCTGGAAAAGGAAAGTACCGTGGGAGGTCTACTCAGGAGCGAGTACGTAGGCGGGTTCACCATAGACATCGGGGGCTCGCACGTTATTTTCTCCAAGAGCAAGGAGATACTGGGCAGAATGCTCTCTATGCTTGGCAATAACGTATGCTCTCATACACGGCTTTCTTACGTAAAGCTAATGGAGACGCTTGTACCGTATCCACTTGAAAACGGGCTTTACGTGCTCCCAGTCGAGGAACGCTACGAAGCCCTAGTATCTTTCCTAGAGGCATTACTCTCGCTAAGAGATGGCTGGGAGCCGGGAAACCTCGAAGAATGGATTTACGGGCTCTTCGGCAGGTGGATTGCGAACAAGTACCTAGTTCCGTATAACAAGAAGATCTGGAAGAGGCCTCTCAACGAGATAGACGTGGACTGGGTTCACACGCCTGGAAGGCTACCTATACCTGATTGGAGGGATATAGTGAAATCGGCTCTGGGAATGCCAACTATCGGTTATTCGGAGCAGGCTAAGTTCTACTACCCGTTTAAGGGCGGGATATATGCTTTGTTCGAGCCCGTTCTCAAAGAGGCGGTGGATCGCGGCGTTCAAATAATAACTAATTACCCGGTTTCAAGCATCAGGAAAATGGATAGACATTTAGTGGTAAACAATGAAATAAGAAGCAAAAAGGTCTATAGCACTATTCCACTGCCCGATTTAATTAAAGTACTTGAAGTAGACGTGAGCTACGGGCCCGAGCAACTGGATTTCCTAGACTATAATAAAATAGTGGTTGTAGCGGTCGCAGTAGATAAACGGGCTCCCAACCACCACTGGATCTACGTTCCGGATGAGAGAATTCTATTTCACAGATACGCGTGGTTAAGCAATTACAGCCCCTGTAATGCGCCCCCCGGTAAATCGCTAGTAATAGCCGAAATATCAGTTCCTAGAGGGGTGGACGTTCCAGCAAATGTTGTTGAAAGAACCATTGATGATCTCGAAAAGCTCGGGGTATTTGAGAGCGGCGAGGTAATTTTCGCTAAAAAGTACGTCCACGAATACGGGTACCCAATACACAGGATAAACGCATCCACGAAAAGGTCTGAGGTACTCGTAGAAGTTAATAAACATGGAATTGTCTCCCTGGGAAGGTGGGGTAGCTGGCGTTACTTGAACATGGACATGGTTTTAATGGACGTCTTGAACAAGCTCAACGTGTCAGTTTAA
- a CDS encoding DUF3311 domain-containing protein has translation MSKKLFYAIILVLAYIPLLGLPFSNRVEPEILGMPLLWFYCLAWFLEIFALMVVAYYVDKKHVWG, from the coding sequence ATGAGCAAGAAGCTGTTTTACGCGATAATCTTGGTTCTAGCATACATACCCCTACTGGGCCTGCCCTTCAGCAACAGGGTGGAACCCGAGATCTTGGGCATGCCCCTACTGTGGTTTTACTGCCTAGCTTGGTTCCTAGAGATCTTCGCCTTAATGGTAGTAGCCTACTACGTTGATAAGAAGCACGTATGGGGGTAA
- a CDS encoding SLC13 family permease produces MLGFKTAIGLSIVVLLISALIIRGRKPQIPIWSVMAFASFITIASGLVNTDELGSVIDLDVILFLIGMFSITGLAESSGLLNTMTAWFLGLFKNTKLLIYAFSALFGLLAAIAMNDTVALIGPPMAYTIAKALDINPTAMFLLLAYSLTIGSAMTPIGNPQNVLIAEKSGLTAPFLKFTAYLTIPTIINLLVTPLIVAKYYGIERSSANGVLIMPHEQLKNKRDAVLAGIGMAVSISALIVNDTLDLMGLPHISHRGFIPFVIAAALYPLSSEPRKVIASVDWGTILFFMTMFISMEGVWRSRLLDFLVSAFLPVKHLDVAVNIASITALSILGSQLISNVPFARLIIEYMKSVGYTGGDELSWITLAMSTTIAGNLTPLGAASNIIIIEYLESKMNTTITFKEFLKLGAIVTVVNALVYMALLEAEFYLTTHH; encoded by the coding sequence ATGCTAGGCTTTAAAACCGCTATTGGATTAAGTATCGTGGTGCTGTTGATCTCGGCGCTGATAATTAGGGGCCGTAAACCGCAGATCCCCATTTGGAGCGTAATGGCCTTTGCATCCTTTATAACAATAGCCTCAGGACTAGTGAACACGGACGAGCTCGGATCAGTAATCGACCTCGATGTGATCCTCTTCCTCATAGGGATGTTCAGCATTACGGGCCTGGCAGAGTCGTCGGGCTTGTTAAACACCATGACTGCCTGGTTCCTTGGCCTGTTTAAAAACACTAAACTCCTGATCTACGCTTTCTCCGCGCTATTCGGACTACTTGCGGCTATAGCCATGAACGACACAGTAGCGCTCATAGGCCCTCCCATGGCCTATACCATTGCCAAGGCGCTAGACATCAACCCCACAGCGATGTTTCTGTTACTAGCCTACTCGCTAACAATAGGTTCAGCTATGACGCCGATAGGCAACCCACAGAACGTGCTAATAGCCGAGAAATCCGGCTTGACTGCGCCATTCTTGAAATTCACTGCATACCTCACCATACCCACGATCATAAACTTGCTGGTAACGCCTCTCATCGTCGCGAAGTATTATGGAATAGAGCGCAGTAGTGCTAACGGGGTGCTGATCATGCCTCATGAGCAGCTGAAAAACAAACGAGACGCCGTGCTAGCTGGAATTGGTATGGCGGTGTCGATCTCGGCGCTAATCGTGAACGATACACTGGACCTAATGGGCCTCCCGCATATATCACACAGAGGGTTCATACCGTTTGTAATAGCGGCAGCCCTCTACCCGTTGTCGAGTGAACCGAGAAAAGTGATCGCAAGTGTTGATTGGGGTACAATACTCTTCTTCATGACGATGTTCATATCCATGGAGGGTGTCTGGAGGAGCCGTTTATTGGATTTCCTCGTAAGTGCGTTCCTCCCAGTGAAACACCTAGACGTAGCAGTGAACATCGCCTCGATAACAGCGCTGTCAATATTGGGTAGCCAGCTGATAAGTAACGTTCCCTTTGCACGGCTAATAATAGAGTACATGAAAAGTGTCGGCTACACAGGGGGAGATGAACTCTCGTGGATAACGCTCGCCATGTCCACCACTATTGCGGGGAACCTGACGCCCCTAGGTGCAGCGTCAAATATCATCATTATCGAGTACCTCGAATCCAAGATGAACACGACGATCACGTTCAAGGAATTCCTGAAGCTTGGCGCGATCGTGACCGTCGTGAACGCGCTGGTATACATGGCCCTCTTGGAGGCGGAATTCTACTTAACAACACATCATTAA